A genome region from Aliivibrio salmonicida LFI1238 includes the following:
- a CDS encoding flagellin — protein sequence MSITVNTNVSAMTAQRYLNSATSDVNQSMERLSSGSKINSAKDDAAGLQISNRLNTQTRGLDVAVRNANDGISMMQTAEGAMKETSNILSRVRDLALQSSNGSNTDADRGAIQQEVTALSDEMNRIAETTSFGGTRLLNGNFGTKSFQVGADSGEAVMLTLNNLRADEANMGGQSFTAKEGVAAGWTAGKDANMTISFTDKSGEDQSVSINAKAGDDIEEVATYINGQTDKVSASVGEDGKLQVFAAKGTIEGEIAFSGALANETGMSDAVQAQKTVGNIDVTTVAGSQDAVAVVDAAMKFVDSHRSELGAAQNRMGHTINNLDNINENVSSAKSQIKDVDFAKETTEMTKAQILQQASSSILAQAKQAPNAALGLLR from the coding sequence ATGTCTATTACAGTAAATACTAACGTATCAGCAATGACAGCACAGCGTTACTTAAACAGCGCAACATCTGACGTTAACCAATCAATGGAACGTCTGTCTTCTGGTAGCAAAATCAACAGTGCTAAAGATGATGCTGCTGGCCTACAAATCTCTAACCGTCTAAACACGCAAACTCGTGGTCTAGACGTAGCGGTTCGTAACGCAAACGACGGCATCTCTATGATGCAAACTGCTGAAGGCGCAATGAAAGAGACTTCAAACATTCTTTCTCGTGTACGTGACCTTGCACTGCAATCTTCAAATGGTTCAAACACTGACGCTGACCGTGGCGCGATCCAACAAGAAGTAACGGCTCTTTCTGATGAAATGAACCGTATTGCTGAAACAACTTCTTTTGGTGGTACTCGTCTACTTAACGGTAACTTCGGTACTAAATCTTTCCAAGTTGGTGCTGATTCTGGTGAAGCAGTAATGCTTACTTTGAACAACCTACGTGCAGACGAAGCTAACATGGGTGGCCAATCTTTCACTGCGAAAGAAGGTGTTGCTGCTGGTTGGACTGCTGGTAAAGACGCAAACATGACTATTTCTTTCACAGACAAATCTGGCGAAGATCAATCTGTTTCTATCAACGCTAAAGCTGGCGACGATATCGAAGAAGTAGCAACTTACATCAACGGCCAAACTGACAAAGTTAGCGCTTCTGTTGGTGAAGATGGCAAGCTACAAGTATTCGCAGCTAAAGGCACAATCGAAGGCGAAATCGCATTCTCTGGTGCTCTAGCGAACGAAACTGGTATGTCTGACGCTGTTCAAGCTCAAAAAACAGTGGGTAACATTGATGTTACGACTGTAGCTGGTTCTCAAGACGCAGTAGCGGTTGTTGATGCAGCAATGAAATTTGTTGATAGCCACCGTTCTGAGCTAGGTGCTGCTCAAAACCGTATGGGTCACACAATCAACAACTTAGACAACATTAACGAAAACGTTTCTTCTGCTAAGAGCCAAATCAAAGACGTTGATTTCGCGAAAGAAACAACTGAAATGACTAAAGCACAAATCCTACAGCAAGCAAGCTCTTCTATCTTAGCTCAAGCTAAGCAAGCGCCAAATGCTGCTCTAGGTCTATTACGTTAA
- a CDS encoding flagellin produces the protein MAINVNTNVSAMTAQRYLNNATNDLNSSMERLSSGLKINSAKDDAAGLQISNRLTSQTRGLDVAVRNANDGISMAQTAEGAMNETTNILQRMRDLSLQSSNGSNTSADRGAIQEEVVALNDELNRIAETTSFGGSRLLNGQFGTKSFQIGSDSGEAVMLTLNNMRSDTTDMGGSTYSATEGKDSSWKVGAENSELTMNFVDKDGKEQNISINAKTGDDIEEVATYINGQSNAINASVTGEGKLQVFASADASDIKFGGSLSSELGMGNKVADTVKSIDVTTVGGSQKAVAILDSAMQYVDSNRADLGAFQNRFGHAISNLENINENVNASNSQIKDVDFAKETTAMTKAQILQQASSSILAQAKQAPNAALGLLG, from the coding sequence ATGGCTATAAATGTAAACACAAACGTATCAGCAATGACGGCACAGCGTTACTTAAACAACGCAACTAACGACCTAAACAGCTCAATGGAGCGTTTGTCTTCAGGTCTTAAAATTAACAGTGCAAAAGATGATGCGGCTGGCCTACAAATTTCAAATCGTCTAACTTCTCAAACTCGCGGCTTAGATGTTGCAGTTCGAAATGCAAACGATGGTATCTCAATGGCGCAAACTGCTGAAGGCGCGATGAACGAAACAACGAACATCCTTCAACGTATGCGCGATTTATCACTTCAATCTTCAAACGGTTCAAATACATCAGCTGACCGTGGCGCAATTCAAGAAGAAGTGGTTGCTTTGAATGACGAGTTAAACCGTATTGCAGAAACAACGTCATTTGGTGGTTCTCGCCTACTGAATGGTCAATTTGGTACTAAGTCTTTCCAAATCGGTTCAGATTCAGGTGAAGCAGTAATGCTAACACTGAATAACATGCGCTCTGATACGACAGATATGGGTGGTTCAACTTACTCAGCGACTGAAGGCAAAGATTCAAGCTGGAAAGTAGGCGCTGAGAACTCAGAATTAACAATGAATTTTGTTGATAAAGACGGCAAAGAGCAAAACATCTCAATCAATGCGAAAACTGGCGACGACATTGAAGAAGTAGCGACTTACATCAATGGTCAAAGTAACGCGATAAACGCATCTGTTACCGGTGAAGGCAAACTGCAAGTATTTGCATCTGCTGACGCGAGTGATATTAAATTTGGTGGTTCACTAAGCAGTGAATTAGGTATGGGTAACAAGGTTGCCGATACAGTAAAAAGCATCGATGTCACAACCGTAGGTGGCTCACAAAAAGCCGTTGCGATTCTTGATTCAGCAATGCAATACGTTGATTCAAACCGTGCAGACCTTGGTGCTTTCCAAAACCGCTTTGGCCACGCTATCAGCAACTTAGAAAATATTAATGAGAACGTTAATGCGTCTAACAGCCAAATCAAAGATGTTGATTTTGCTAAAGAAACGACAGCAATGACGAAAGCTCAAATCCTGCAACAAGCGAGCTCTTCAATTCTAGCTCAAGCTAAGCAGGCACCAAATGCAGCATTAGGCCTGTTGGGCTAA